In a genomic window of Glycine max cultivar Williams 82 chromosome 13, Glycine_max_v4.0, whole genome shotgun sequence:
- the LOC100306172 gene encoding uncharacterized protein LOC100306172 produces the protein MTELQRSVTSFRRQGSSGLVWDDKFIAGIENENKQESGDGSRATLQRPYRTVNVAPQAMDPPSPKLATCGFCALFRKPVSAKPTKSKRRTR, from the coding sequence atgactGAGTTGCAAAGGTCAGTAACATCATTCAGAAGACAAGGGTCTTCGGGATTGGTGTGGGATGACAAATTCATCGCTGGGattgagaatgaaaacaaaCAAGAGAGTGGTGATGGATCAAGAGCCACGTTGCAGCGACCTTATCGGACGGTCAACGTTGCACCACAAGCCATGGACCCTCCTTCTCCCAAGCTAGCAACTTGTGGCTTCTGTGCTCTCTTTCGGAAACCAGTTTCTGCCAAACCCACCAAATCTAAAAGACGTACTAGGTGA
- the LOC100818075 gene encoding uncharacterized protein: protein MANQDKQHKRAFMYIYKGGTVNQRKKELEHGVGQDKKSKSRSWLHRISRTRIFNDGHRDLDIGARGEGEFVEARKSMSCLELGSPAGGYVEGRKSVSFIEAAASPAAIGSIVEERRKSVSHIEKNFAVAGMVEARKSVSHIETLSSVIAYLQVKVLVSDMPSFMQVHAFRCARRTYDSLEKFSAKHIAHNIKKEFDKAYGPVWHCIVGSNFGSFVTHSTGCFLYFSMENLYILLFKTKVKKALD, encoded by the exons ATGGCTAACCAAGACAAGCAACACAAGAGAGCGTTCATGTACATTTACAAAGGTGGCACAGTAAACCAGAGAAAGAAAGAGTTGGAGCATGGTGTGGGACAGGACAAGAAATCCAAATCACGCAGTTGGTTGCACAGGATTTCAAGAACTCGAATTTTTAATGATGGCCACAGAGACTTGGACATTGgagcaagaggagaaggagAATTTGTTGAAGCAAGGAAATCAATGTCTTGCTTGGAGTTAGGATCACCAGCAGGAGGGTATGTTGAGGGAAGAAAATCGGTGTCTTTCATAGAGGCAGCAGCATCACCAGCCGCGATTGGAAGCATAGTTGAGGAGAGAAGAAAGTCAGTGTCCCACATCGAGAAGAACTTTGCAGTAGCGGGAATGGTTGAAGCACGAAAGTCGGTGTCCCACATCGAAACGTTGTCCTCTGTGATTGCGTATCTTCAAGTTAAGGTTTTGGTCTCGGACATGCCAAGCTTCATGCAAGTGCATGCCTTTCGTTGTGCGAGAAGGACTTATGATAGCTTGGAGAAGTTTAGCGCAAAACACATCGCTCATAACATAAAGAAG GAATTTGACAAAGCGTATGGTCCGGTCTGGCATTGCATTGTAGGCTCAAATTTTGGTTCATTCGTGACACACTCAACGGggtgttttctttatttttctatggaaaatttatatatactacTGTTCAAGACCAAAGTTAAGAAGGCGTTGGATTAA